A genomic window from Serratia liquefaciens includes:
- a CDS encoding ribbon-helix-helix protein, CopG family, with protein MEKKTARLTVLIDPDKKKALEELCLQQDVTPSQVIRQLIRDYLHKHQVEYPSQPTHSNPRVDSV; from the coding sequence ATGGAAAAGAAAACGGCGCGTCTGACCGTCCTTATCGACCCAGACAAGAAAAAAGCCCTGGAAGAACTCTGTCTGCAACAGGACGTGACCCCCTCTCAGGTGATCCGTCAGTTGATACGTGACTATCTGCACAAGCACCAGGTGGAGTATCCCAGCCAGCCTACCCACTCCAATCCTCGGGTGGACAGCGTCTGA